The following proteins are encoded in a genomic region of Paenibacillus sp. FSL H3-0469:
- a CDS encoding response regulator transcription factor, which produces MNEKIAWYIPGPRPDSLEADADREERAAGHTGLEEAIHSLGMTTAISEDLNSLRLLLSGGEPVLLLAELDEPGGWAGWEAVSEVRKEGMILPVMVLSGGTPEDRGEAAVSVFDAGGNEYMEKPVHTGEFKRRLLNLLKLTGRRRDTATLLKVDGLILDPGRRQVSRDGAELKMTPKEFDLLYYLAENLNEVCPRAEILQQVWGYHFHADTNVVDVYIRHLRLKVDKGRRNKLIHTVRGTGYVLRTPESGAIS; this is translated from the coding sequence GTGAATGAAAAGATCGCATGGTACATACCCGGACCGCGCCCGGATAGCCTTGAAGCAGATGCAGACCGGGAGGAGAGGGCAGCCGGTCATACCGGGCTTGAGGAAGCCATCCATAGCCTTGGGATGACAACAGCAATAAGCGAAGACCTGAATAGTCTTCGCTTATTGCTGTCAGGCGGTGAGCCTGTGCTTCTGCTCGCGGAGCTGGATGAACCCGGAGGCTGGGCGGGCTGGGAAGCCGTCTCGGAGGTGCGGAAGGAGGGGATGATTCTGCCGGTAATGGTCCTATCCGGAGGAACACCTGAAGACAGAGGGGAAGCGGCTGTCTCCGTATTTGATGCCGGAGGCAACGAATATATGGAGAAGCCTGTACATACCGGTGAGTTCAAACGCAGATTATTGAATTTACTTAAGCTGACAGGCCGCCGAAGAGATACGGCCACGCTGCTTAAGGTAGACGGATTGATTCTTGATCCCGGGCGCCGGCAGGTCAGCCGGGATGGAGCCGAGCTGAAGATGACCCCCAAGGAATTCGATCTGCTGTATTATCTGGCAGAGAATCTGAATGAAGTCTGTCCCCGGGCTGAGATATTACAGCAGGTGTGGGGGTATCATTTTCATGCGGACACCAATGTGGTGGATGTGTACATCCGGCATCTGCGGCTCAAGGTGGATAAAGGGCGCCGGAATAAACTGATTCATACGGTGCGTGGAACCGGATATGTACTGCGGACACCGGAGAGCGGGGCCATAAGCTGA
- a CDS encoding Dabb family protein codes for MNKGAIRHMAVFTLKSAPDSEETTAFLRDGAEILSAIPAVGNFEVLRQVSAKCEHQYAFSMEFADQAAYDAYNHHPAHQAFVAERWDTQVAAFQEIDFVL; via the coding sequence ATGAACAAGGGAGCCATCCGTCACATGGCGGTATTTACACTGAAATCCGCCCCCGATTCAGAGGAGACTACAGCTTTCCTGCGGGATGGAGCTGAGATTCTTAGCGCGATTCCGGCGGTCGGGAATTTCGAGGTGCTGCGTCAGGTCAGCGCCAAATGTGAGCACCAGTACGCCTTCTCGATGGAGTTCGCTGATCAGGCAGCTTATGATGCCTATAATCATCATCCGGCGCACCAGGCTTTTGTAGCAGAACGCTGGGACACTCAGGTCGCTGCGTTCCAGGAGATTGATTTCGTACTCTAA
- a CDS encoding ThiF family adenylyltransferase: MGPDQNTPLPASSAGRDGRYSRQVRFAPFGAAGQQGLASSSVLVVGMGALGTGIAETLARCGVGRLILVDRDYVEWSNLQRQQLYTEEDARLRMPKAAAARTRLTAVNSEIVIESHVLDVRAEELASLLEGVDLIMDGTDNFDTRLIINDLAQKHGIPWIYGACVGSYGITYTILPGETPCLNCLLGTIPLGGDTCDTAGILPQAVQMVTTNGTAEALKLLGGFKDKLRGKLLTFDIWRNEQQEIGVRTAKKNDCPSCGESRSYPYLSASNTERSDVLCGRDTVQIRPAHRRSLDLEETAARLSRLGSGKVESNPYLVSFTEEPYRMVVFADGRALIHGTSDIAAARSYYHRYFG; the protein is encoded by the coding sequence ATGGGTCCTGACCAAAACACGCCGCTCCCGGCTTCTTCAGCCGGCAGGGATGGCAGATATTCAAGACAGGTCCGCTTCGCGCCGTTCGGCGCAGCAGGACAGCAGGGGCTGGCAAGTTCCAGTGTGCTGGTCGTTGGCATGGGGGCGCTGGGGACAGGGATCGCCGAGACATTGGCCCGCTGCGGAGTAGGACGTCTGATCCTCGTTGACCGTGACTATGTCGAGTGGAGCAACCTGCAACGCCAGCAGCTGTATACGGAAGAAGATGCCCGTCTGCGCATGCCTAAGGCGGCTGCAGCCCGTACCCGGCTGACGGCGGTCAATTCGGAGATTGTGATCGAGTCCCATGTGCTTGATGTGCGTGCAGAGGAGCTTGCGAGCCTGCTTGAAGGCGTGGATCTGATTATGGACGGGACGGATAACTTCGATACCCGGCTGATCATTAATGACCTGGCGCAAAAGCACGGCATCCCCTGGATCTACGGAGCCTGTGTAGGAAGTTACGGCATTACATATACGATTCTGCCGGGTGAAACCCCCTGTCTGAATTGTCTGCTGGGCACGATCCCGCTGGGCGGGGATACCTGCGACACAGCGGGCATTCTTCCGCAAGCGGTGCAGATGGTTACCACGAACGGAACGGCCGAGGCGCTGAAGCTGCTCGGGGGATTCAAGGACAAGCTGCGCGGCAAGCTGCTGACCTTCGATATCTGGCGTAATGAGCAGCAGGAGATTGGGGTTCGGACGGCGAAGAAGAACGATTGTCCCTCATGTGGTGAATCACGGAGCTATCCGTATCTGTCAGCTTCTAACACAGAGCGCAGCGATGTGCTGTGCGGCAGAGATACGGTGCAGATTCGTCCGGCACACCGTAGAAGTCTTGACTTGGAGGAGACGGCTGCCCGCCTGTCCAGGCTCGGCAGCGGTAAGGTGGAGAGCAACCCGTATCTGGTTTCTTTTACAGAGGAGCCGTACCGGATGGTTGTATTCGCAGACGGGAGAGCCTTAATACATGGAACGAGTGATATCGCTGCCGCCCGCAGCTATTATCACCGGTATTTCGGATAA
- a CDS encoding ABC-F family ATP-binding cassette domain-containing protein: MSLLSVEDVSHNFGDRVLFKDVSFRLLDGEHVGIVGANGVGKSTLMNILTGKLLKDNGKVEWTPRVRYGYLDQHTLLTAGKTVRDVLKDAFLPLLELEHEMMAITDKMGEATPEELDLLLEQMGDIQEQLDIGDFYLIDVKVEEMANGLGLSAIGLDRDVTSLSGGQRTKVLLAKLLLEKPNVLLLDEPTNYLDVEHIDWLTNYLKQYPYAFMLISHDTEFMNKVVDVIYHLEFSKLTRYTANYEKFLEMAGMNKAQHIDAYEKQQDFIKKQEDFIQRNKARASTSGRAKSREKQLGRMERIDKPEEAMKPTFQFKESRASGKTVFEGVDFEIGYDRPLLPGKLNMMIERGEKIAIVGYNGVGKSTLLKTILGVIPTFSGKTYLGDYLSSAYFQQELKAQNITPIEDVWSEFSGLTQNEVRGHLARCGLKNEHITRPMNMLSGGEQAKVRLCKLMMRESNWILFDEPTNHLDIVAKAELKRALMEYKGTILLVSHEPEFYEDWVTKVWNVEQWSAQTV; encoded by the coding sequence ATGAGTTTACTTAGTGTAGAAGACGTTTCCCATAATTTCGGGGACCGGGTGTTGTTCAAGGATGTGTCCTTCCGTCTGCTGGATGGAGAGCATGTGGGGATCGTGGGTGCGAACGGCGTGGGCAAATCGACGCTGATGAATATTTTGACCGGCAAATTACTGAAGGACAACGGCAAGGTGGAGTGGACGCCGCGGGTCCGTTACGGATATCTGGATCAGCATACCCTGCTTACCGCCGGTAAAACCGTGCGCGATGTGCTTAAGGATGCCTTCCTGCCGCTGCTGGAGCTGGAGCATGAGATGATGGCGATTACCGATAAAATGGGGGAGGCGACTCCCGAGGAGCTGGACCTGCTGCTTGAGCAGATGGGCGACATTCAGGAGCAGCTCGATATCGGCGACTTTTATCTCATCGATGTGAAGGTTGAAGAGATGGCGAACGGACTGGGCCTGAGCGCGATCGGTCTGGACCGGGATGTCACTTCCCTGAGCGGGGGTCAGCGTACCAAGGTTCTGCTGGCGAAGCTGCTGCTGGAGAAACCGAATGTATTGCTGCTCGATGAGCCTACCAACTATCTCGATGTGGAGCATATAGACTGGCTGACGAATTATCTGAAGCAATATCCGTATGCATTCATGCTGATCTCCCATGACACGGAATTCATGAATAAGGTGGTTGATGTGATCTATCATCTGGAGTTCTCGAAGCTGACCCGCTATACGGCCAATTACGAGAAGTTCCTGGAGATGGCGGGGATGAACAAGGCCCAGCACATTGATGCGTACGAGAAGCAGCAGGATTTCATCAAAAAGCAGGAGGATTTCATCCAGCGCAATAAAGCGCGTGCCTCCACCTCAGGCCGGGCCAAGAGCCGCGAGAAGCAGCTTGGACGGATGGAGCGGATTGACAAGCCGGAAGAGGCGATGAAGCCTACCTTCCAGTTCAAGGAGAGCCGGGCCAGCGGGAAGACGGTGTTCGAGGGCGTTGATTTCGAGATCGGGTACGACCGTCCGCTGCTGCCAGGTAAGCTGAATATGATGATAGAACGCGGTGAAAAGATTGCGATTGTCGGTTACAACGGGGTCGGCAAATCTACGCTGCTCAAAACGATTCTGGGTGTCATCCCTACGTTCAGCGGAAAAACGTATCTTGGTGATTATCTGAGTTCCGCCTATTTCCAGCAGGAGCTAAAGGCCCAAAATATCACGCCGATTGAAGACGTATGGAGTGAATTCTCCGGTCTGACCCAGAATGAAGTGCGCGGCCATCTGGCCCGCTGCGGTCTCAAAAACGAGCATATCACCCGTCCGATGAACATGCTGAGCGGCGGCGAGCAGGCTAAGGTACGCCTGTGCAAGCTGATGATGCGTGAGAGCAACTGGATTCTGTTCGATGAGCCTACGAATCACCTTGATATTGTGGCCAAGGCTGAGCTGAAGCGGGCGCTTATGGAATATAAAGGTACGATTCTGCTGGTGTCCCATGAACCGGAATTTTACGAGGATTGGGTGACGAAGGTCTGGAATGTGGAGCAGTGGTCGGCACAGACCGTATAA
- a CDS encoding serine/threonine-protein kinase, whose product MEFTGKLSPGQMLGGRYYVTGLIGTGGMSRVYLAEDLRLPGMLRAIKESVIREGSYGAGAIQAEAELLISLRHPLLPQIADFFPPDAEGYTYLVMDYIGGITLHEYMAEQPAAMTGERILSYARQLLEVLNYLHSHEPPIIYRDLKPSNIMLTGEHELKVIDFGIARRLRNGSGEDTEKLGTAGFAAPEQYGGGQSSPVSDLYGLGALLLYMASGGDFSAWQPGMERKLQGRLPGRMIPVIRRLLRHHPEERYGSAEEVRAALRQLEIGGGVEAGHERTNMRKAADDKESQPSAVVVAVLGVSPGIGTTHTSLAVSRCLSPAGRTAWVDCNPGSQVFNRMKEMAGSPEISVVQGTQEQPFNWMGVDYWKLPPSEGLPQLPDQAYAYIVLDLGTGGGEGALGVFTGSRLPLLIASAADWRLEDILHWLRRRGLTPLPEWRIGLPLAGEHTVELLASLLEPASVCSLPLQQDPFQSKGKLVQTIKALLGPLKGARFPAKNSRLFQKKS is encoded by the coding sequence ATGGAATTCACAGGAAAGCTAAGTCCCGGACAGATGCTGGGAGGGCGCTATTATGTAACCGGGCTGATAGGGACAGGCGGAATGAGCCGGGTATATCTGGCGGAGGATCTACGGCTGCCGGGTATGCTGCGGGCCATTAAAGAGAGCGTAATCCGGGAGGGGAGTTATGGTGCAGGCGCGATTCAGGCGGAAGCAGAGCTGTTAATCTCGCTCCGTCATCCTCTGCTGCCGCAGATTGCGGATTTCTTCCCGCCGGACGCTGAAGGCTACACCTATCTGGTGATGGATTATATTGGGGGCATCACCCTGCATGAGTATATGGCAGAGCAGCCTGCTGCAATGACGGGGGAGCGAATTCTAAGCTATGCGCGGCAGCTGCTGGAGGTGCTGAATTATTTGCACAGCCATGAGCCGCCAATCATCTACAGGGATCTCAAGCCTTCGAATATCATGCTGACTGGGGAGCATGAGCTGAAGGTCATTGACTTCGGGATTGCGCGCAGGCTGAGGAACGGCTCCGGTGAGGACACCGAGAAGCTGGGGACAGCCGGATTCGCAGCCCCCGAGCAATATGGCGGCGGGCAAAGCAGTCCGGTATCGGACCTGTACGGGCTTGGCGCGCTGCTGCTGTATATGGCCTCCGGCGGTGACTTTAGCGCCTGGCAGCCCGGGATGGAGCGGAAGCTGCAGGGGCGTCTCCCGGGCCGGATGATTCCGGTCATCAGACGTCTGCTGCGGCATCACCCGGAGGAACGGTATGGCAGTGCTGAGGAGGTAAGGGCGGCTCTCCGGCAACTGGAGATTGGCGGCGGGGTGGAAGCTGGACATGAACGGACGAACATGCGCAAGGCTGCGGATGACAAGGAGTCGCAGCCCTCTGCTGTGGTGGTGGCAGTATTAGGGGTGTCCCCAGGAATTGGGACCACGCATACATCGCTTGCTGTCAGCCGCTGCCTGTCGCCCGCAGGACGGACGGCATGGGTAGATTGTAATCCCGGTTCGCAGGTATTTAACCGCATGAAGGAAATGGCGGGGAGCCCTGAAATAAGCGTTGTTCAGGGAACACAGGAGCAACCGTTCAACTGGATGGGGGTGGACTACTGGAAGCTTCCCCCTTCGGAGGGACTCCCGCAGCTGCCGGATCAAGCCTATGCTTACATCGTTCTGGATCTTGGAACCGGCGGCGGTGAGGGGGCGCTGGGGGTGTTCACCGGCAGCAGGCTCCCGTTATTGATTGCCTCCGCTGCGGATTGGCGGCTGGAGGATATTCTGCACTGGCTGCGCCGCAGAGGTCTGACTCCCCTGCCGGAATGGCGGATTGGTCTGCCGCTGGCCGGGGAGCATACTGTGGAGCTGCTGGCTTCCCTGCTTGAACCTGCCAGTGTATGCAGCCTGCCGCTTCAGCAGGACCCTTTTCAGAGTAAGGGAAAGCTGGTTCAGACGATCAAGGCGCTGCTCGGACCACTTAAAGGTGCCCGTTTTCCTGCAAAGAATAGTAGATTGTTTCAGAAAAAGAGCTGA
- a CDS encoding SAM-dependent methyltransferase, whose translation MNDFTEVTPEQDTATQDKILSRYICTANHGFAPYAQEELRRLFGAVKSTLLLPGEIFLASLEAEPEEVTQRLAQNLPIFLRHIQPVDFQDTGDLPALERLAVFLSRHAELEGEKVSLHVRKGPSSFWEQSPGELREWLQARLDSLGAEFTVQEPAWVISVYADGDALYAGVSRPEANLSSWNGGMIRFRKEDGQISRAKFKLMEAEKEFAIPFYSFKNAVDIGASPGGWTSFLLERGLKVTAVDPALMHESLRKHPGLKILRKNAGEVKFRENEFDLLVCDMSWSPKLMAKLVTELLHSLTPGGSAIVTVKLMHKKPMAVIKEIITMFEGQRMQVQRAKQLFHNRDEITLYMIKY comes from the coding sequence TTGAACGATTTCACAGAAGTTACACCGGAGCAGGATACTGCTACACAGGATAAGATCCTCTCAAGATATATCTGCACGGCGAACCATGGCTTCGCCCCCTATGCGCAGGAGGAGCTTAGACGCCTGTTCGGAGCGGTGAAAAGCACCCTGCTGCTGCCGGGAGAAATCTTCCTGGCGTCGCTTGAGGCGGAGCCGGAGGAGGTAACGCAGCGGCTGGCACAGAATCTGCCGATCTTCCTGCGCCATATCCAGCCTGTTGATTTCCAGGATACCGGCGATCTGCCGGCTCTGGAACGGCTGGCGGTATTCTTAAGCCGGCATGCGGAGCTGGAAGGCGAGAAGGTATCGCTGCATGTCCGTAAAGGCCCGTCCTCCTTCTGGGAGCAGAGTCCGGGCGAGCTGCGCGAGTGGCTGCAAGCCAGGCTTGACAGCCTGGGTGCCGAATTCACAGTGCAGGAGCCTGCCTGGGTGATCTCCGTCTATGCGGACGGTGATGCGCTGTACGCCGGGGTATCCCGGCCGGAGGCGAACCTGTCCAGCTGGAATGGCGGCATGATCCGCTTCCGAAAGGAGGACGGACAGATCTCGCGGGCCAAATTCAAGCTGATGGAGGCGGAGAAGGAATTCGCCATTCCGTTCTACAGCTTTAAGAATGCGGTCGATATCGGCGCTTCTCCGGGCGGCTGGACCTCGTTCCTGCTGGAGCGCGGCCTCAAGGTTACCGCTGTTGACCCTGCACTTATGCACGAATCCTTGCGCAAGCATCCGGGTCTGAAGATTCTGCGCAAAAATGCCGGTGAGGTCAAATTCCGTGAGAATGAATTCGATCTGCTGGTCTGCGATATGAGCTGGAGCCCCAAGCTGATGGCGAAGCTGGTCACAGAGCTGCTGCACAGCCTGACACCGGGCGGCAGCGCAATTGTTACGGTGAAGCTGATGCACAAGAAGCCCATGGCGGTGATCAAGGAGATCATCACCATGTTTGAAGGCCAGCGGATGCAGGTCCAGCGTGCGAAGCAGCTGTTCCACAACCGGGACGAGATTACACTTTATATGATTAAGTATTAA
- a CDS encoding ATP-binding cassette domain-containing protein has translation MISLQHLSLRRDESQILDDVSLTLKQGENWVILGRNGSGKTTLLEMMTGYLFPSKGSVEVLGYKYGQCDLREVRKEIGYIGPSLMEKLSLTDPVWEVVATGAYAYLRFYQEIPQSVKDRSLKLLEEMNLGELAYHPFGLLSQGERKKAMLARCLIAEPKLLIMDEPCAGLDLYEREKMLAEIDKLRQHNVGVVYVTHHVEEIVPLFTHVALIRDGKLAGAGPKEEVLTQEMLMATYDLPVTVDWDNGRPWIKISSGG, from the coding sequence ATGATATCATTACAACATCTGTCCCTGCGCAGGGACGAGAGCCAGATTCTTGACGATGTATCGCTTACCCTGAAGCAGGGGGAGAATTGGGTCATTCTCGGACGTAACGGCTCCGGCAAAACCACTCTGCTGGAAATGATGACCGGCTACCTGTTCCCCAGTAAGGGTTCTGTTGAAGTGCTGGGGTATAAATACGGTCAATGTGATCTGCGCGAGGTGCGCAAGGAGATTGGTTATATCGGCCCGTCCCTGATGGAAAAGCTCTCGCTTACCGACCCTGTCTGGGAGGTTGTCGCTACTGGCGCCTATGCGTATTTACGCTTCTACCAGGAGATTCCGCAAAGTGTGAAGGACCGGTCGCTTAAGCTGCTGGAGGAGATGAACCTCGGCGAACTAGCCTATCATCCGTTCGGCTTGTTATCCCAGGGAGAGCGCAAGAAGGCTATGCTGGCCCGCTGCCTGATCGCAGAGCCTAAGCTGCTGATTATGGACGAGCCTTGCGCCGGTCTTGATTTATATGAACGGGAGAAAATGCTCGCCGAGATCGACAAGCTGCGTCAGCATAATGTTGGAGTGGTGTATGTCACCCATCATGTGGAGGAGATTGTTCCGCTCTTCACTCACGTGGCGCTGATCCGTGACGGGAAGCTTGCAGGTGCCGGTCCCAAGGAAGAGGTGCTGACGCAGGAGATGCTGATGGCTACCTACGATCTTCCGGTGACGGTTGACTGGGACAATGGACGTCCTTGGATTAAAATAAGTTCTGGAGGCTAA
- a CDS encoding thioredoxin family protein translates to MKEMNQPELLELLATKGEPLVLFLHTPLCGTCKAARRMIEVAEHLLPPGLLIAEGNVNRLPDLVNTYQISSVPALLAVSADRSAEPDIIYSIHSVERVLAYIRRVTL, encoded by the coding sequence ATGAAGGAAATGAATCAGCCGGAGTTGCTGGAGCTGCTGGCCACGAAGGGCGAGCCGCTTGTCCTGTTCCTGCATACCCCGCTATGCGGAACCTGTAAGGCAGCGCGGCGGATGATAGAGGTGGCGGAGCATCTGCTTCCGCCTGGCCTTTTGATTGCGGAGGGGAATGTGAATAGGCTCCCTGATCTGGTGAACACCTATCAAATCTCAAGTGTGCCTGCTCTGCTGGCCGTATCTGCTGACCGCAGCGCTGAACCGGACATCATCTATTCCATACACTCTGTTGAACGGGTGCTGGCATACATAAGGAGAGTGACATTATAA
- a CDS encoding deoxyribonuclease IV — protein MTHSSPFIGAHVSIRGGYGQAARSARESGAACFQYFPKNPRSLKPKPVDYRDATSCAEYCREQGMASIAHTPYPTNLAAGPGDRDVMIASLRNDLEIAEACGSVGIVVHFGHFAGMEPLKGYQNIIQCMNEVLADWTGHTKLLLENMAGNHGHEGMTPEELVKVRELCLYPEKIGFCFDTCHAFAAGIWNPEKTEELIVRGERLGYWANLAAVHLNDSRFPFGSRRDRHAGIGSGYIGEAALSRLLKMEALADKVIVMETEKGPDGTHRAEIAAVRTWFETGDDGG, from the coding sequence ATGACGCATAGCAGCCCCTTTATAGGGGCGCATGTCAGCATACGCGGCGGGTACGGGCAGGCTGCCCGGTCTGCCAGGGAGAGCGGTGCTGCTTGTTTTCAGTATTTTCCGAAGAACCCCCGCAGCCTGAAGCCAAAGCCGGTAGACTACCGCGATGCAACCAGCTGCGCGGAATACTGCCGTGAGCAGGGGATGGCTTCTATTGCCCATACCCCGTATCCGACGAATCTGGCTGCTGGACCGGGTGATAGAGACGTGATGATTGCCTCCCTGCGCAACGATCTGGAGATTGCTGAGGCGTGCGGATCGGTGGGCATTGTGGTGCATTTCGGACATTTTGCCGGCATGGAGCCGCTAAAGGGTTATCAAAATATTATTCAATGTATGAACGAGGTGCTGGCGGACTGGACGGGACATACCAAGCTGCTGCTTGAGAATATGGCAGGGAATCATGGACATGAGGGTATGACGCCAGAAGAGCTGGTCAAGGTCCGTGAGCTGTGCCTCTACCCGGAGAAGATCGGTTTTTGCTTCGATACCTGCCATGCTTTCGCGGCGGGCATCTGGAATCCGGAGAAGACGGAGGAGCTTATCGTACGGGGTGAGCGGCTGGGGTACTGGGCGAATCTGGCGGCTGTGCATTTGAATGACTCCCGGTTCCCCTTCGGCTCCAGGCGGGACAGGCATGCCGGAATCGGCAGCGGATATATCGGGGAAGCGGCGCTTAGCCGGCTTTTGAAGATGGAGGCTCTAGCTGATAAAGTGATCGTTATGGAAACAGAAAAGGGACCGGATGGCACCCACAGAGCGGAAATTGCTGCTGTGAGGACCTGGTTTGAGACGGGGGATGACGGAGGATGA
- a CDS encoding DNA-formamidopyrimidine glycosylase family protein, with protein MPELPEMENYRKLLSQHLINVPITGVTVNREKTINMETEEFVKGLVGARIVFVERRAKHILFHLHDGRRLLLHLMLGGLLFYGTEEERPDRTTQVELAFGEHILYFMGLRLGYLHLLSVKEGEAAMGKLGPELLDRRMTAERFAGLLKGRRGALKSLLVNQHVMAGIGNCYADEIAYEARLLPSTLVQNLSPEAVTRLYDSVRKVLTEATEIGGYMEMPFMTGDTVTGSYNDACKVYDREGEPCLRGGGTIMKIELSGRKVFYCPDCQHDA; from the coding sequence ATGCCGGAATTGCCGGAAATGGAGAATTACCGAAAGCTGCTTAGCCAACATCTAATAAACGTACCCATTACAGGGGTAACCGTAAATAGAGAAAAGACCATCAATATGGAGACTGAAGAATTCGTGAAGGGGCTGGTCGGTGCCCGAATTGTATTTGTGGAACGCCGTGCCAAGCATATCCTCTTCCATCTGCATGACGGCCGCAGACTGCTGCTGCATCTGATGCTGGGCGGACTACTGTTCTATGGTACAGAGGAAGAACGTCCTGACCGTACTACACAGGTTGAGCTGGCGTTCGGTGAGCATATTCTCTACTTCATGGGACTGCGGCTTGGGTATCTCCATCTGCTGTCCGTCAAGGAAGGCGAAGCGGCAATGGGGAAGCTTGGACCCGAGCTGCTGGACCGCCGGATGACGGCCGAACGCTTCGCCGGACTGCTCAAGGGACGGCGCGGCGCGCTGAAGAGTCTGCTGGTTAACCAGCATGTAATGGCTGGGATCGGCAACTGCTATGCCGACGAGATTGCTTATGAAGCGCGTCTGCTTCCGTCCACGCTTGTTCAGAATCTGTCACCGGAAGCGGTGACCCGGCTGTACGACAGCGTGCGTAAGGTATTAACCGAAGCCACTGAAATTGGCGGGTATATGGAAATGCCGTTCATGACCGGCGACACCGTGACCGGTTCTTATAATGATGCCTGTAAAGTGTATGACCGTGAAGGCGAGCCTTGCCTGCGCGGCGGGGGAACCATAATGAAGATAGAGCTGTCCGGACGCAAGGTATTCTATTGCCCGGATTGCCAGCATGACGCATAG
- a CDS encoding TIGR01457 family HAD-type hydrolase codes for MNNIGGLLIDLDGTLYHGGRMIPGAQRLIAALRAAEIPFLYVTNNSSRTPASVAEHLRGMGIEARPEEVCTSSLAAARYIAGESPGATVAILGEEGLVEACTEAGLTLVTEHPQVVVQGIDRSFTYEALARASRWIREGARFVLTNPDLMLPSDDGVMPGAGTIGAAIEAASGVAPVVIGKPETHLVTYATSLLGIKPEDAVMVGDNMRTDILAGANAGCRTVLVLTGLTTRDNLEHYQQLTGVKPDEICADLAELMVLLGV; via the coding sequence ATGAACAATATCGGAGGCTTGTTAATTGATCTGGACGGCACCTTGTATCATGGCGGAAGAATGATTCCCGGGGCCCAGCGGCTGATCGCGGCGCTTCGGGCAGCGGAGATTCCGTTCCTGTATGTGACGAACAATTCTTCAAGAACACCAGCCAGTGTAGCTGAACATTTACGCGGAATGGGTATTGAAGCAAGACCTGAGGAGGTCTGCACTTCATCCCTGGCTGCGGCCCGTTATATTGCCGGAGAATCTCCTGGAGCAACCGTGGCGATACTTGGAGAAGAGGGGCTGGTGGAAGCCTGCACGGAGGCAGGGCTAACCCTGGTCACCGAGCATCCGCAGGTTGTCGTGCAGGGGATCGACCGTTCTTTTACATACGAAGCTCTGGCCCGTGCCTCGCGCTGGATCCGGGAAGGGGCGAGATTCGTCCTGACCAATCCCGACCTGATGCTCCCATCCGATGATGGAGTGATGCCTGGTGCCGGTACGATAGGTGCAGCTATTGAAGCAGCCAGCGGGGTAGCGCCTGTGGTCATTGGCAAACCCGAAACGCACCTGGTGACGTATGCGACATCTCTGCTCGGCATCAAGCCGGAGGATGCGGTGATGGTGGGCGACAATATGAGAACGGATATTTTGGCGGGGGCTAATGCAGGCTGCCGGACTGTGCTGGTGCTAACGGGACTTACCACCAGGGATAATCTGGAGCATTACCAGCAGCTGACCGGAGTCAAGCCTGATGAAATTTGTGCTGATTTAGCTGAACTTATGGTACTGCTCGGTGTATAA